One Deinococcus yavapaiensis KR-236 DNA segment encodes these proteins:
- a CDS encoding ATP-binding protein, which yields MKPSELERTLHTVIERRLHLTVMLWGKPGIGKSAIVHDVGRAHDLPVFDTRISQLAPTDLRGLPIPDLERGVARWLPPQFLPREERGILFLDELNMAPPVMQGIAQQLILDRRLGDYEVPQGVFIWAAGNRKEDRAAVFDMTRPVANRMIHLHLEEDLGDFRAYAARRGVHEHVVAFLGYRPALLHDMNGSDLAFPSPRTWEMAGQLHAAGLGVAPAVGNAAAGEFEGFLRVYDRLPDAEAILARGPRAGVSFPRGSDERWAITTALALRARTPHEAGNALKWIGAAHAEWMQLTASLLLPRLRAEGHFAAFAALLTTDSELEALMDRYADVLS from the coding sequence ATGAAGCCCAGTGAACTCGAACGAACCCTTCACACCGTCATCGAACGGCGCCTGCACCTCACCGTCATGTTGTGGGGCAAGCCCGGCATCGGCAAGAGCGCCATCGTGCACGACGTCGGACGCGCGCACGACCTGCCGGTCTTCGACACGCGCATCAGCCAACTCGCGCCGACCGACTTGCGCGGCCTCCCCATTCCGGACCTCGAGCGGGGCGTCGCGCGGTGGCTGCCGCCGCAGTTCCTGCCGCGCGAAGAACGCGGCATCCTCTTCCTCGACGAGCTCAACATGGCGCCGCCCGTCATGCAGGGCATCGCGCAGCAACTCATCCTAGACCGCCGCCTCGGCGACTACGAGGTGCCCCAAGGCGTGTTCATCTGGGCGGCCGGAAACCGCAAGGAGGACCGCGCGGCCGTGTTCGACATGACGCGGCCCGTCGCGAACCGCATGATTCACCTGCACCTCGAAGAAGACCTCGGCGACTTTCGCGCGTACGCGGCGCGGCGCGGCGTGCACGAACACGTCGTCGCCTTCCTGGGGTACCGCCCCGCTCTGCTGCACGACATGAACGGCTCCGACCTCGCCTTTCCGAGTCCGCGCACCTGGGAGATGGCGGGCCAGTTGCACGCGGCGGGCCTCGGCGTCGCGCCCGCCGTCGGAAACGCCGCCGCCGGTGAATTCGAGGGGTTTTTGCGCGTGTACGACCGCTTGCCGGACGCGGAGGCGATCCTCGCGCGAGGTCCTCGCGCGGGCGTTTCCTTTCCGCGCGGCAGTGACGAGCGCTGGGCCATCACGACGGCGCTCGCGTTGCGCGCCCGCACGCCGCACGAAGCGGGCAACGCCTTGAAGTGGATCGGCGCGGCGCACGCCGAGTGGATGCAACTCACCGCCAGCCTTCTGCTGCCGCGCCTGCGCGCCGAAGGGCACTTCGCGGCGTTCGCGGCGCTCCTCACCACGGACTCGGAACTCGAAGCGCTCATGGATCGGTACGCGGACGTCTTGTCGTGA
- the hutU gene encoding urocanate hydratase: protein MTTSPIVRAPRGATRTAKGWIQEAAKRMLMNNLDPEVAEHPEQLVVYGGRGKAARDWPSFHRIVETLDRLENDQTLLVQSGKPVAVVGTHDLAPRVLIANSNLVPNWATWETFDRLEKAGLMMYGQMTAGSWIYIGTQGILQGTYETFAAAGRKHFGGSLKGTLTVTAGLGGMGGAQPLAVKLAGGVSINVEIDPTRIQKRLSTRYVDTVAANLDEALRLAREAKREGRALSIALLGNAADVLPELVRRGVTPDLVTDQTSAHDPLYGYVPSGRDDEDLAALRRQDPDEYLARAQESIARHVSAITELQRRGAVAFDYGNNLREQARLAGVTDAFSYPGFVPAFIRDSFCEGRGPFRWVALSGDEADIRATDEALLKLFAHDERLQSWLTYAASQIAFQGLPARICWLGYRERDLAGRLFNEMVADGRLKAPVVIGRDHLDAGSVASPYRETEAMLDGSDAVSDWPLLNFGVGIASGAGWMSFHHGGGVGMGYSQHSGLVAVADGSEEAAFRLSRCLTNDPAMGVVRHADAGYDLAVDVAKQRGLDLPSLGVKDRA from the coding sequence ATGACGACCTCCCCGATCGTGCGAGCGCCGCGCGGCGCGACGCGCACCGCCAAAGGCTGGATTCAGGAAGCGGCGAAGCGCATGTTGATGAACAACCTCGACCCCGAGGTCGCCGAGCATCCCGAGCAGCTCGTCGTGTACGGCGGGCGCGGCAAGGCGGCGCGTGACTGGCCGAGCTTTCACCGCATCGTCGAGACCCTCGACCGACTCGAGAACGACCAGACGTTGCTGGTGCAGTCGGGCAAGCCCGTGGCGGTCGTGGGAACGCACGACCTCGCGCCGCGCGTGCTCATCGCGAACTCCAACCTCGTGCCGAACTGGGCGACGTGGGAGACGTTCGACCGACTGGAGAAGGCGGGCCTCATGATGTACGGGCAGATGACGGCCGGCTCGTGGATCTACATCGGCACGCAGGGCATCTTGCAAGGCACGTACGAGACGTTCGCCGCCGCGGGACGCAAGCACTTCGGCGGCAGCTTGAAAGGCACCCTGACGGTCACGGCGGGGCTCGGCGGCATGGGCGGCGCCCAGCCGCTCGCCGTGAAGCTTGCCGGCGGCGTGAGCATCAACGTGGAAATCGACCCGACGCGCATCCAAAAGCGTCTCTCGACGCGGTACGTCGACACGGTGGCCGCCAACCTCGACGAGGCGCTTCGCCTCGCCAGGGAGGCCAAGCGCGAGGGGCGCGCCCTAAGCATCGCGCTTCTCGGAAACGCGGCGGACGTCTTGCCGGAACTCGTGCGGCGCGGCGTGACGCCCGACCTCGTGACGGACCAGACGAGCGCGCACGATCCCCTGTACGGTTACGTGCCGTCGGGACGCGACGACGAGGACCTCGCGGCCTTACGGCGTCAAGATCCCGACGAGTACTTGGCGCGGGCCCAAGAGTCGATCGCGCGGCACGTCTCGGCGATCACGGAATTGCAGCGACGAGGCGCCGTGGCGTTCGATTACGGCAACAACTTGCGCGAGCAAGCGAGGCTCGCGGGCGTGACGGACGCTTTCTCGTACCCGGGGTTCGTGCCCGCGTTCATCCGCGATTCCTTTTGCGAGGGCCGCGGTCCGTTCCGCTGGGTGGCGCTCAGCGGCGACGAGGCGGATATTCGCGCGACGGACGAGGCGCTACTGAAGCTTTTCGCGCACGACGAGCGCTTGCAGTCGTGGCTGACGTACGCCGCGTCTCAAATCGCCTTCCAGGGCCTTCCGGCGCGGATTTGCTGGCTGGGCTACCGCGAGCGCGACCTCGCGGGACGGCTGTTCAACGAGATGGTGGCGGACGGACGCCTCAAGGCGCCCGTCGTGATCGGCCGCGACCATCTCGACGCCGGCTCGGTCGCCAGTCCGTACCGCGAAACGGAAGCGATGCTCGACGGTTCGGACGCCGTGTCGGACTGGCCGCTGTTGAACTTCGGCGTGGGCATCGCGTCGGGAGCGGGCTGGATGAGCTTTCACCATGGTGGCGGCGTCGGCATGGGCTACAGCCAGCACTCCGGTTTGGTCGCGGTGGCCGACGGGAGCGAGGAGGCGGCGTTCCGACTGTCGCGCTGCCTCACGAACGATCCCGCCATGGGCGTCGTGCGGCACGCCGACGCGGGATACGACCTCGCCGTGGACGTCGCGAAGCAGCGCGGGCTGGACTTGCCGAGCCTCGGCGTGAAGGACCGCGCGTGA
- a CDS encoding metallophosphoesterase family protein produces MPRDTVRIAAVSDVHCTTSSRGALQPLFAHIAEHADVLLLPGDLTDYGTPDEARVLLDELAGIRLPTLAVLGNHDFESGRQDEVRAVLSEGGVKVLDGDAYEVHGIGFVGVKGFAGGFGGAALGAWGERTVKAFVQEALDEARKLEAALDRLHVSQKVAMLHYAPVSETVEGEPIEIFAFLGSSRLEEPLERHPVAAVVHGHAHAGSPQGRTRGGVPVFNVALPLMRRVHPDAPYRVIELRPDGSSAER; encoded by the coding sequence ATGCCAAGAGACACCGTCCGAATCGCCGCCGTGAGCGACGTGCACTGCACCACGTCGTCGCGGGGCGCGTTGCAACCGCTGTTCGCGCACATCGCCGAGCACGCCGACGTGCTGCTGCTGCCCGGCGACCTCACGGACTACGGCACGCCTGACGAAGCGCGCGTGCTGCTCGACGAGCTCGCCGGAATCCGCTTGCCGACGCTCGCCGTGCTCGGCAACCATGACTTCGAAAGCGGGCGGCAAGACGAAGTGCGGGCCGTGCTGAGCGAAGGAGGCGTCAAGGTGCTCGACGGCGACGCCTACGAAGTGCACGGCATCGGGTTCGTGGGCGTCAAGGGCTTCGCCGGAGGCTTCGGCGGGGCGGCGCTGGGCGCGTGGGGCGAGCGAACCGTCAAGGCGTTCGTGCAAGAAGCGCTCGACGAAGCTCGGAAGTTGGAGGCCGCCCTCGATCGGCTGCACGTGTCGCAGAAGGTGGCGATGCTTCACTACGCGCCCGTTTCCGAGACCGTGGAAGGCGAGCCGATCGAGATCTTCGCGTTCTTGGGTTCGAGTCGGCTCGAAGAGCCGCTCGAACGTCATCCGGTCGCGGCGGTGGTGCACGGGCACGCGCACGCGGGAAGTCCGCAAGGGCGAACGCGCGGGGGCGTCCCGGTGTTCAACGTGGCGCTTCCCTTGATGCGCCGCGTGCATCCCGACGCGCCTTACCGCGTGATCGAGCTTCGGCCCGACGGGTCGAGCGCCGAGCGTTGA
- a CDS encoding nucleotidyltransferase family protein encodes MTLEGDFHPEPDTTADRVFDPAARDFYVRTLQELRRAEVPFLLGGAYALARYTGIERHTKDLDVFVRPEDARRTLDALARAGYETDLTFPHWLGKAHRGREFIDVIFSGSNGVGRVDDAWFEHAVHDEVFGESVSLCPAEEMIWHKAYVQERERFDGADVAHLLRARADRLDWDRLVSRFGPHRRVLLAHLVLFGFIYPGERHRVPEALLARLLDEVRAEAVERIESDECGGPILSRAQYLSDLEDGALRDARVTGGYMTPSDVAQWTAAIDRED; translated from the coding sequence ATGACGCTCGAAGGAGACTTCCATCCCGAGCCGGACACGACCGCCGACCGCGTCTTCGATCCGGCCGCCCGCGACTTCTACGTGCGAACGCTTCAGGAGTTGCGGCGCGCCGAGGTTCCGTTCCTGCTCGGCGGCGCGTACGCGCTCGCTCGATACACGGGCATCGAACGGCACACGAAGGACCTCGACGTGTTCGTGCGACCCGAGGACGCTCGGCGAACGCTCGACGCCTTGGCGCGCGCGGGCTACGAAACCGACCTCACCTTTCCGCACTGGCTCGGCAAGGCGCACCGCGGCCGGGAATTCATCGACGTGATCTTCTCGGGCAGCAACGGCGTGGGACGCGTGGACGACGCTTGGTTCGAGCATGCCGTGCACGACGAGGTGTTCGGCGAGTCCGTCTCGCTGTGCCCCGCCGAAGAGATGATTTGGCACAAAGCCTACGTGCAGGAACGCGAGCGTTTCGACGGCGCGGACGTCGCGCACCTGCTGCGCGCACGCGCCGACCGCCTCGACTGGGACCGCCTCGTCTCTCGCTTCGGACCCCACCGGCGGGTGTTGCTCGCTCACCTCGTGCTGTTCGGCTTCATCTACCCCGGCGAGCGACACCGGGTTCCCGAGGCGTTGCTCGCCCGTCTGCTCGACGAGGTGCGGGCGGAGGCGGTCGAACGAATCGAAAGCGACGAGTGCGGCGGTCCCATTTTGTCGCGCGCGCAGTACTTGAGCGATCTCGAAGACGGCGCGTTGCGCGACGCGCGCGTCACGGGCGGGTACATGACGCCAAGCGACGTCGCGCAGTGGACGGCCGCCATCGACCGCGAGGATTGA
- the otsB gene encoding trehalose-phosphatase: MTSGVEALAALARRPLLIVLDYDGTLAPIAPTPEEAVPEAGAREAVAALLAGGRHLLRVLSGRPSAQVRAFLGSPDLPIVGLHGLEWPGEALPREHTRTVAKLAAAVPDFPGRRLEDKGVTLAVHYRATPDDLAGDVQARLERLPVPEGWTLLRGKRVVEFRPSGANKGTAVMRLARDAPDHLPVYVGDDVTDEEAFEVLADVGGVTIKVGEGETRARHRVASPSDVVTLLRTWANAPSEEGEHG, translated from the coding sequence GTGACGAGCGGCGTCGAAGCGTTGGCAGCCTTGGCGCGAAGGCCGCTCTTGATCGTCCTCGATTACGACGGCACCCTCGCGCCGATCGCGCCGACGCCCGAGGAGGCCGTGCCGGAAGCGGGCGCGCGAGAAGCGGTGGCGGCGCTTTTGGCGGGCGGGCGGCACTTGCTCCGCGTCCTGAGCGGCCGACCGAGCGCGCAGGTGCGGGCCTTTCTGGGATCGCCCGACTTGCCGATCGTGGGCTTGCACGGGCTGGAGTGGCCGGGCGAGGCGTTGCCGCGCGAACACACGCGCACCGTGGCGAAGCTCGCCGCCGCCGTCCCCGACTTCCCGGGGCGGCGCCTGGAGGACAAGGGTGTGACGCTCGCCGTGCATTACCGCGCGACGCCCGACGACCTCGCGGGCGACGTGCAAGCGCGGCTGGAACGTCTGCCCGTGCCCGAGGGGTGGACGCTGCTGCGCGGCAAGCGGGTGGTCGAATTTCGGCCGAGCGGCGCGAACAAGGGCACGGCCGTGATGCGCCTCGCGAGGGACGCTCCCGATCACCTGCCCGTGTACGTCGGCGACGACGTGACGGACGAGGAAGCGTTCGAGGTCTTGGCGGACGTGGGCGGCGTCACGATCAAGGTCGGCGAGGGCGAGACGCGCGCTCGGCACCGCGTGGCGAGTCCGAGTGACGTCGTGACGCTCCTGAGGACGTGGGCGAACGCGCCGAGCGAGGAGGGCGAGCATGGCTGA
- a CDS encoding sensor histidine kinase, which produces MADQDPIVHERLAALSARVQTLEAEVQTATRHAMTLFSEAPAPYFRLDRQGRVTAVNAAACGLLGRAEDALVGKTLTPFMTSSSRTTFERLLRQVFEDELKQRGEVQLLHADGAPYDALLDLALDRRDGGDPGCLLIATDITAHKRAHQDLLSANAAQDVALRDHALKVRLLSQELEAIVTAFIQQLHPSVARAMSYLGIVGSSLGDEAESARRPLLHVERAVQEILALLASMDRHMQMRRMRVHVRPVDLNRVLAEVLKNAQPVMADRDVEVTSDVLPTVQGDSRALYLVLDEYVANALKYTKGRSGARVHVRVHETVSEYQIGVQDNGVGFNMRSKDKLYQLFGRLHPSSEFEGTGVGLVTVRRVCDRFGGRVWAEGVANRGATFWFAWPKKPTLHDV; this is translated from the coding sequence ATGGCAGACCAAGATCCGATCGTCCACGAGCGACTCGCCGCCCTTTCCGCGCGCGTGCAAACTCTGGAAGCGGAAGTCCAGACCGCGACGCGGCACGCGATGACGCTCTTCAGCGAGGCGCCCGCTCCGTACTTCCGCCTCGACCGACAAGGCCGCGTGACCGCCGTGAACGCCGCCGCGTGCGGTCTGCTCGGGCGAGCGGAGGACGCACTGGTCGGCAAGACGTTGACGCCGTTCATGACCTCGTCGTCGCGCACGACGTTCGAGCGCTTGTTGCGGCAGGTGTTCGAGGACGAATTGAAGCAGCGCGGCGAAGTGCAGTTGCTGCACGCGGACGGCGCTCCGTACGACGCGCTGCTCGACCTCGCCTTGGACCGCCGAGACGGCGGCGACCCGGGTTGCTTGCTGATCGCCACGGACATCACGGCGCACAAGCGAGCGCATCAAGACCTTCTGAGCGCGAACGCCGCGCAGGACGTCGCCCTCAGGGATCACGCTTTGAAGGTGCGCTTGCTGAGCCAAGAGCTCGAAGCGATCGTGACGGCGTTCATTCAGCAACTTCATCCGTCCGTCGCGCGCGCCATGAGCTACCTCGGCATCGTCGGGTCGTCGCTGGGCGACGAGGCGGAGTCGGCTCGCCGTCCCCTGTTGCACGTGGAGAGGGCCGTGCAGGAGATCCTCGCGCTCCTCGCGTCCATGGACCGCCACATGCAGATGCGGCGCATGCGCGTCCACGTGCGGCCCGTGGACCTCAACCGGGTGCTGGCGGAAGTTCTCAAGAACGCGCAACCCGTCATGGCGGACCGTGACGTCGAGGTCACGAGCGACGTCCTGCCGACGGTGCAGGGAGACAGCCGAGCGTTGTACCTCGTGCTCGACGAGTACGTCGCCAACGCCTTGAAGTACACCAAGGGACGAAGTGGCGCGCGTGTGCACGTTCGCGTGCACGAGACGGTCTCGGAGTACCAGATCGGCGTGCAGGACAACGGCGTCGGCTTCAACATGCGCTCGAAGGACAAGCTCTACCAGTTGTTCGGCCGGTTGCATCCGTCGAGCGAGTTCGAAGGAACGGGCGTCGGACTGGTGACGGTGCGGCGGGTGTGCGACCGCTTCGGCGGGCGGGTCTGGGCGGAAGGCGTTGCGAATCGTGGCGCGACCTTCTGGTTCGCGTGGCCGAAGAAGCCGACTTTGCACGACGTGTGA
- a CDS encoding IclR family transcriptional regulator has product MEVRSLEKAASILRSFTAKAPEWGVRDLAAHLSLARATTHAYLSSLAAAGFLRRTSKGRYRLSWNLAELGAELTASLPWFTPARTALADLALATNSLGFLCVLEDARVVCINRALGDPDAPPDALQTDFVLPANATIAGKILYAHADLPPPTFVKFTPSTITTLDEWQGELARVRQQGFAHAVEEWISGYCALGVPLVHDGDVVAAIGVQLPTSRFLSRERSLLARVRRAAEQAVRSRPRPTS; this is encoded by the coding sequence GTGGAAGTCCGCTCGCTCGAAAAGGCCGCGTCGATCCTGAGGTCGTTCACTGCCAAGGCGCCCGAGTGGGGCGTTCGCGACCTCGCCGCTCACCTAAGTTTGGCGCGCGCCACCACGCACGCTTACCTCTCGAGCCTCGCCGCCGCCGGGTTCCTGCGCCGCACTTCCAAGGGCCGCTACCGCCTGAGCTGGAACTTGGCGGAACTCGGCGCCGAGCTCACGGCCAGCCTTCCGTGGTTCACGCCCGCGAGAACCGCGCTCGCCGATCTCGCCCTCGCCACGAACTCGCTCGGTTTCCTGTGCGTCCTCGAAGATGCCCGCGTGGTGTGCATCAACCGCGCCCTCGGCGACCCCGACGCTCCACCCGACGCCTTGCAGACCGACTTCGTGCTGCCGGCCAACGCGACGATCGCCGGCAAGATCCTCTACGCGCACGCCGATCTGCCTCCTCCGACGTTCGTGAAGTTCACGCCGAGCACCATCACCACCCTCGACGAATGGCAAGGTGAGCTCGCCCGCGTGCGGCAGCAAGGCTTCGCCCACGCCGTCGAGGAGTGGATCTCCGGTTACTGCGCGCTCGGGGTGCCGCTCGTGCACGACGGGGACGTCGTCGCGGCGATCGGGGTGCAACTTCCCACCTCCCGCTTTCTCTCCCGCGAACGCTCCCTCTTGGCGCGCGTGCGCCGCGCGGCCGAGCAAGCCGTACGTTCGCGCCCTCGGCCCACGTCCTGA
- a CDS encoding vWA domain-containing protein, whose amino-acid sequence MTRALETRLQRAVILLRARHPFFGVLALHAEPSAAERVADRAVPTACTDGRRVYVNPRFAETITDDELTGVLVHEVLHAALRHVPRSAGREPTRWNVAADVIVNGIVVRDGHRLPKGTVRREDLEHLSVEEVYELLPSAPGRLRLPDEARDLFDRADEASVDEAADLQAFWRGALQNAAVTARLQGELSVGAARALTSSEPSVDWTSALWRFLTPSRDDFGDFDRRHVHRGLYVEDLESHDLRVALCVDTSGSVTPAHLARFLGEVCGILGSYPHVRAELYYADVTLHGPYDPDREDVLPTPRGGGGTDFRPFFDVTTGATLRVYLTDGHGTFPPTEPSGETLWAVPPGGKLDHEFPFGRVLRLV is encoded by the coding sequence GTGACCCGAGCGCTCGAAACGCGCTTGCAACGCGCCGTCATCCTGTTGCGCGCCCGCCATCCCTTCTTCGGCGTGCTCGCCTTGCACGCCGAGCCGAGCGCCGCCGAGCGCGTCGCGGACCGCGCCGTCCCAACGGCCTGCACCGACGGGCGGCGCGTCTACGTCAATCCGCGCTTCGCCGAGACGATCACGGACGACGAACTCACGGGCGTGCTCGTGCACGAGGTGCTGCACGCCGCGCTGCGCCACGTTCCCCGCTCTGCCGGACGTGAGCCGACCCGCTGGAACGTCGCGGCGGACGTCATCGTGAACGGCATCGTCGTGCGCGACGGCCACCGACTGCCGAAGGGAACGGTGCGGCGCGAAGACTTGGAGCACCTCAGCGTCGAGGAAGTGTACGAGTTGCTGCCGAGCGCTCCCGGTCGCCTTCGACTTCCGGACGAGGCGCGCGACTTGTTCGACCGCGCGGACGAAGCAAGTGTGGACGAGGCGGCCGACTTGCAAGCCTTCTGGCGCGGCGCGCTGCAAAACGCGGCGGTGACGGCGCGTCTGCAAGGCGAGCTGTCCGTCGGAGCCGCCCGCGCCTTGACGTCGAGCGAGCCGAGCGTCGATTGGACCAGCGCCTTGTGGCGCTTCCTGACGCCGAGCCGCGACGACTTCGGCGACTTCGATCGGCGTCACGTGCACCGCGGTTTGTACGTCGAAGACCTCGAGAGCCACGACTTGCGCGTCGCGCTGTGCGTCGACACGTCGGGCAGCGTGACGCCCGCGCACCTCGCGCGCTTCCTCGGCGAGGTGTGCGGCATCCTCGGCAGCTATCCGCACGTGCGCGCCGAGTTGTATTACGCGGACGTCACGCTGCACGGTCCGTACGACCCGGATCGGGAAGACGTCTTGCCGACGCCTCGAGGCGGAGGCGGCACGGACTTCCGCCCGTTCTTCGACGTGACGACCGGCGCGACGCTTCGCGTGTACCTCACCGACGGGCACGGCACGTTCCCGCCGACCGAGCCGTCCGGCGAAACCTTGTGGGCCGTACCTCCGGGCGGCAAGCTCGACCACGAGTTTCCCTTCGGACGGGTGCTGCGGCTCGTTTGA
- a CDS encoding alpha/beta hydrolase, whose product MADEGAVDIRLLDVDVAGREGAANVVRLRTSRGSVDTRLHRPASGLGGAGVLWVFGAGGGLGGPAGGLYARLADVLAPQGVTSLRVDYRLPNHLVECTLDVQVGAAYLEALGVTRLVLVGHSFGGAVVINAGANCDAVIGVVALSSQTYGADAVGKLSPRSLLLLHGEADEILSDACSRFLFERAGEPRELRLYPGCRHGLDECRDAVDRDLLAWLRRTLNVSPSR is encoded by the coding sequence ATGGCTGACGAAGGCGCCGTGGACATTCGCTTGCTGGACGTGGACGTGGCGGGACGCGAAGGCGCGGCGAACGTCGTGCGCTTGCGGACCAGCCGAGGCAGCGTCGACACGCGTCTGCACCGACCGGCGAGCGGCCTCGGCGGCGCGGGCGTGCTGTGGGTGTTCGGCGCGGGCGGCGGCCTCGGCGGACCGGCGGGCGGATTGTACGCGCGACTCGCCGACGTCCTCGCGCCGCAGGGCGTGACGTCGCTGCGCGTGGATTACCGCCTCCCGAACCACCTCGTGGAGTGCACGTTGGACGTGCAGGTCGGCGCGGCGTACCTCGAAGCGCTCGGCGTGACGCGCCTCGTGCTCGTCGGACACTCGTTCGGCGGCGCGGTCGTCATCAACGCGGGCGCGAACTGCGACGCGGTGATCGGCGTGGTCGCCCTGAGCAGCCAGACGTACGGCGCGGACGCCGTCGGGAAGCTCAGCCCGCGGTCCCTGCTGCTGCTTCACGGAGAGGCGGACGAGATCTTGTCCGACGCCTGCTCGCGCTTCTTGTTCGAACGGGCGGGCGAGCCGAGGGAGCTGCGCCTCTACCCGGGTTGTCGGCACGGCCTCGACGAGTGTCGAGACGCCGTCGACCGCGATTTGCTGGCGTGGCTGCGACGCACGCTGAACGTCTCCCCTTCCCGCTGA
- a CDS encoding alpha,alpha-trehalose-phosphate synthase (UDP-forming): MSLTVISNRGPYTPERDSDGTLRWKPPAGGLTAALTPIVERQGGRWVAWADAEPDVKSVDLPQEEARFTLDRVSLSDEEVERYYTGLSNGAIWPVSHGLSNLVTLSEADWRVYRQVNARFAEATSLHEDATVWVQDYQLALVPNLLRRASSRARVGFFWHIPWMPYSMMRVLPWLDEVTRGILGADLVGFHTEEYAHDFVRAALALPGVTRTEGGVRFEGRDVRVEAHPISVDAREIMALAESEEVRETARTLQGTLGGSRVLLGVDRMDYTKGIPERLEAFEVLLERREDLRGEVTLVQFAVPGREGLEEYRALRERVEHLVGRINGRFGTSLWSPVRFVAHGASLSELVAHYLVTDVMLVTPLRDGMNLVAKEFACASKRGVLLLSTFAGASEELQDALPCHPYSPDHLADALEAALALPEEEREARMTRLREHVRTHDVHAWAQGFLSRLAEITS, encoded by the coding sequence GTGAGCCTCACCGTGATCTCGAATCGAGGGCCTTACACGCCGGAACGCGATTCGGACGGAACGTTGCGCTGGAAGCCTCCGGCGGGCGGCCTCACGGCGGCCCTCACGCCCATCGTGGAACGCCAAGGAGGCCGTTGGGTGGCGTGGGCCGACGCCGAGCCCGACGTGAAGTCCGTGGACTTGCCGCAGGAGGAGGCGCGCTTCACGTTGGACCGCGTTTCGCTCAGCGACGAGGAAGTCGAGCGGTACTACACGGGCTTGTCCAACGGAGCGATCTGGCCGGTGTCGCACGGCTTGTCCAACCTCGTGACGCTCAGCGAAGCCGATTGGCGAGTGTACCGCCAAGTGAACGCCCGCTTCGCGGAGGCGACGTCGCTTCACGAGGACGCCACGGTGTGGGTGCAAGATTACCAGTTGGCGCTCGTGCCGAACTTGCTGCGGCGCGCGAGTTCGCGAGCGCGCGTCGGCTTCTTCTGGCACATTCCCTGGATGCCGTACAGCATGATGCGCGTGCTGCCGTGGCTGGACGAGGTGACGCGCGGTATCCTCGGCGCGGACCTCGTGGGCTTTCACACCGAGGAGTACGCGCACGACTTCGTTCGAGCGGCGCTCGCCCTTCCCGGCGTCACGCGGACGGAGGGCGGCGTGCGGTTCGAGGGGCGCGACGTTCGCGTGGAAGCCCATCCGATCAGCGTGGACGCGCGCGAAATCATGGCGCTCGCCGAGTCCGAGGAGGTTCGCGAGACGGCGCGGACGTTGCAGGGCACTCTGGGAGGCTCGCGCGTGCTGCTCGGCGTGGACCGCATGGATTACACGAAGGGCATTCCCGAGCGGCTCGAAGCGTTCGAAGTGCTGCTCGAACGCCGCGAGGACCTGCGCGGTGAAGTCACGCTCGTTCAGTTTGCCGTGCCGGGCCGCGAAGGTTTGGAGGAGTACCGCGCGCTTCGCGAGCGCGTCGAGCACCTCGTGGGCCGGATCAACGGTCGCTTCGGCACGAGCTTGTGGTCCCCGGTGCGTTTCGTCGCGCACGGCGCGAGCCTCTCGGAACTCGTCGCGCATTACCTCGTGACGGACGTGATGCTCGTCACGCCGCTTCGCGACGGGATGAACCTCGTGGCGAAAGAGTTCGCGTGCGCGTCGAAGCGGGGCGTGCTGCTGCTGTCGACCTTCGCGGGAGCGAGCGAGGAGTTGCAAGACGCCTTGCCGTGCCATCCGTACAGCCCCGATCACCTCGCCGACGCGCTCGAAGCGGCCCTGGCCTTGCCCGAGGAGGAGCGCGAGGCGCGCATGACGCGCCTGCGCGAGCACGTGCGGACGCACGACGTGCACGCTTGGGCGCAAGGCTTTCTGTCGCGCCTCGCCGAGATCACGTCGTGA